From a region of the Bradyrhizobium guangdongense genome:
- a CDS encoding methyl-accepting chemotaxis protein: MRIGKLFALSMLTVTTFAVILGAEVLLPQTRIFVSRSESIKMVEAFGAVLMVSQHLAGLRTPYITIFQETPATPTQIEAMGKASSAADAAFDLARNSLLALDGGEPMIQSLDRTGRRFKDVHAAADRAVRVSLGSRDSAVVKELLPTVAEMIGAIEPILNRLEGQVVSADSSLATLLSLARTAQDLRVTAGSHASPLSPALSASRPLTPAEFALMDRMQGRLDADRERIEGTIDQLGNPPRLATAMKAAVEAYFGKAIPVVEKEMPAARGDGKYSLSPSDMAKVIVPAIQMFFGVRDAALAEAAERASAVRDGALGMLVLAGVAVLALLGTLAGVTIMLRRRVVTPLGQLAEVIGTLAAGNHDVEIPSTGRNDEVGQVAGSLQHFKDKLVAQKAADAAAASEAEGKLKRGQRLDQIAREFEAMIGDVIRTVSSASAALEASAGMLTSTAEQSKQITAAVAGSSEQASTNVQTVAAAAEEMSSSVDEIGRQVQDSARIAGEAVLQAGRTNEHVAELAKAARRIGDVVELISQIASQTNLLALNATIEAARAGEAGRGFAVVASEVKALAEQTAKATDEIGQQITGIQSATQDSVGAIKSIGDTIGRMSEIASTIAAAVEEQGAATREISRNVQQAAHGTRQVSASIVDVQRGASETETASFNVLAAAKSLSGESNRLETEVATFLEAIRAA, encoded by the coding sequence ATGCGAATCGGAAAGCTCTTTGCGCTGTCGATGCTGACGGTGACCACGTTTGCGGTTATTCTCGGCGCCGAGGTTCTGCTTCCGCAGACGCGCATCTTCGTTAGTCGCTCCGAATCCATCAAAATGGTCGAGGCTTTCGGCGCGGTGCTGATGGTCAGTCAACACCTGGCGGGCCTTCGTACACCCTACATCACGATCTTTCAGGAAACGCCCGCCACGCCGACCCAGATCGAAGCGATGGGCAAGGCGTCGAGCGCCGCCGATGCGGCCTTCGACCTGGCCCGCAACAGTTTGCTGGCCCTTGATGGTGGCGAACCGATGATCCAAAGCCTGGACCGTACCGGGCGCCGTTTCAAGGATGTTCATGCGGCGGCCGATCGGGCCGTGCGCGTATCCCTCGGATCGCGCGATAGTGCGGTGGTCAAAGAACTCCTTCCCACTGTTGCCGAGATGATCGGCGCGATCGAGCCGATCCTGAATCGGCTGGAGGGGCAGGTGGTCAGCGCCGATTCTTCACTTGCAACGCTGCTGAGCCTGGCGCGAACCGCGCAGGATTTGCGGGTGACCGCCGGCAGCCACGCCTCGCCACTGTCGCCGGCCTTGAGCGCCTCGCGTCCGCTCACTCCCGCTGAATTTGCGCTGATGGATCGTATGCAGGGCCGCTTAGATGCCGACCGAGAACGCATCGAGGGCACGATCGACCAGCTCGGCAATCCGCCCCGCCTTGCCACGGCCATGAAAGCGGCCGTCGAAGCCTATTTCGGAAAGGCGATTCCGGTCGTCGAGAAGGAAATGCCGGCGGCCAGAGGCGACGGCAAATACAGTCTCAGTCCCTCCGACATGGCCAAGGTCATTGTGCCCGCTATCCAGATGTTCTTCGGCGTCCGCGATGCCGCCTTGGCCGAAGCTGCCGAGCGCGCCTCGGCGGTCCGTGACGGCGCGCTGGGGATGCTGGTGCTTGCAGGAGTTGCAGTGCTGGCCCTGCTCGGTACGCTCGCTGGCGTGACCATAATGCTGCGCCGACGCGTGGTGACGCCGCTAGGCCAGCTTGCGGAGGTGATCGGCACTCTTGCGGCCGGAAACCATGACGTCGAGATCCCATCGACCGGCCGGAATGATGAAGTCGGCCAAGTTGCCGGCTCGCTACAGCATTTCAAAGACAAGCTAGTCGCCCAAAAGGCTGCCGACGCCGCGGCCGCCAGCGAAGCCGAGGGCAAACTCAAACGCGGCCAACGCTTGGACCAGATTGCGCGCGAATTCGAGGCCATGATCGGCGATGTGATCAGGACCGTTTCGTCCGCCTCCGCGGCGTTGGAAGCGTCGGCCGGTATGCTGACTAGCACGGCCGAGCAATCCAAACAGATCACGGCTGCCGTGGCTGGCTCCTCCGAACAAGCTTCGACCAACGTGCAGACCGTGGCGGCGGCCGCCGAGGAGATGTCGTCGTCCGTCGACGAGATTGGTCGCCAAGTGCAAGATTCAGCCCGCATTGCTGGCGAAGCGGTGCTGCAGGCGGGACGGACCAACGAGCATGTCGCCGAACTCGCCAAGGCGGCCCGTCGGATCGGCGACGTAGTCGAACTCATTAGCCAGATCGCAAGCCAAACCAACCTATTGGCCCTCAACGCCACTATAGAAGCGGCACGCGCCGGGGAGGCCGGCCGCGGGTTCGCGGTGGTGGCGTCGGAGGTCAAGGCTCTGGCCGAGCAGACGGCCAAAGCAACCGACGAAATCGGTCAGCAGATAACAGGCATTCAGAGCGCAACCCAGGACTCGGTCGGCGCGATCAAGTCGATCGGAGACACCATCGGCCGCATGTCAGAAATCGCCTCCACGATCGCGGCGGCGGTTGAGGAGCAGGGCGCGGCAACGCGCGAAATCTCCCGCAACGTGCAGCAGGCGGCGCATGGTACCCGACAGGTTTCGGCCAGCATCGTTGATGTACAGAGGGGCGCCAGCGAGACCGAAACGGCGTCATTCAACGTGCTCGCCGCCGCGAAGTCACTGTCCGGCGAAAGCAACCGGCTAGAGACCGAGGTCGCCACATTCCTGGAAGCGATCCGCGCAGCCTAA
- a CDS encoding carotenoid oxygenase family protein gives MAAELGRDIFFNGDGMVGAFRFKDGHVDFTSKYVLTDKFVAERAARRALYGAYRNPFTDDPSVAGTIRSTANTNVVVHHGLLLALKEDGPPVAMRPDTLETIGNYRFDGKMTSQTFTAHPKIDPTNGELIGFGYAAKGVTTTDIAYYVIDRGGHVVHEAWFNAPRAAMIHDFAVTENYVVFPVSSLTSDIERLKQGEPAFAWQPNVDQIYGVLPRRGSGKDIRWFTVPTNGFQGHTINAWDEGHKVYLDLPVVNDNVFWFFPEYSGHVPDPRSLRQAMTRWTFDLSSNSPVPQAEIFTQTMGEFPHVDERYATRPYRHAFLALIDPFAPYDADRCGPPSVNAFLNGLAHLDIATGKSERWLPGPTSSVQEPVFAPRSPNAPEGDGYVIALVNRLDERRSGLVILDTQHFADGPVAVAHLPLRLRNGLHGNSVPSSELTAPN, from the coding sequence ATGGCCGCCGAGCTTGGCCGTGACATCTTTTTTAACGGCGATGGCATGGTTGGCGCCTTCCGTTTCAAGGATGGTCATGTCGACTTTACGTCGAAATATGTCCTGACCGACAAGTTCGTTGCGGAGCGGGCGGCGCGCCGCGCCCTCTACGGCGCCTACCGCAATCCGTTCACTGACGATCCATCGGTTGCCGGTACTATCCGAAGCACGGCCAATACCAACGTCGTCGTTCACCATGGGCTGTTGCTCGCGCTGAAGGAGGACGGACCGCCGGTCGCGATGCGGCCAGATACGCTTGAAACGATCGGTAACTACCGTTTTGACGGAAAGATGACCAGTCAGACATTTACGGCTCACCCCAAGATCGATCCGACCAATGGCGAGCTGATTGGCTTTGGTTATGCCGCCAAGGGTGTGACGACCACCGATATCGCCTATTACGTCATCGATCGCGGCGGACACGTGGTGCATGAAGCTTGGTTTAATGCGCCGCGGGCAGCGATGATACACGACTTCGCCGTGACGGAAAACTATGTCGTCTTTCCCGTGAGCTCGCTGACGTCGGACATCGAACGCCTGAAGCAGGGCGAACCGGCCTTTGCCTGGCAGCCGAATGTGGACCAAATCTATGGGGTTCTGCCCCGCCGCGGCAGCGGAAAAGATATTCGTTGGTTTACAGTGCCGACGAACGGCTTCCAGGGCCACACCATCAATGCATGGGACGAAGGACACAAAGTCTATCTCGACCTGCCCGTCGTCAATGACAACGTGTTCTGGTTCTTCCCAGAATATAGTGGGCACGTGCCTGATCCCCGGTCCCTGCGTCAAGCCATGACGAGATGGACATTTGATCTATCTAGCAACAGCCCCGTTCCTCAGGCCGAGATCTTTACCCAAACGATGGGCGAGTTCCCCCATGTGGACGAGCGTTACGCCACGCGGCCCTATCGTCATGCCTTTCTCGCCCTTATCGACCCCTTCGCTCCGTATGACGCGGATCGCTGTGGCCCGCCCTCGGTCAACGCTTTCCTCAACGGCCTCGCTCACCTGGATATAGCGACCGGAAAGAGCGAGCGCTGGCTACCCGGTCCCACCTCGTCTGTCCAAGAACCGGTGTTTGCTCCCCGATCCCCTAATGCGCCGGAGGGAGACGGCTACGTCATTGCGCTCGTCAACAGGCTCGACGAAAGGCGGAGCGGCCTCGTCATCTTGGACACTCAACATTTTGCAGATGGCCCGGTCGCAGTCGCTCACTTACCGCTGCGGCTACGCAACGGCTTGCACGGCAACTCGGTGCCTTCAAGCGAGCTCACTGCACCAAACTGA
- a CDS encoding VOC family protein, producing MSVQSLPADLHKATSALPSPRVSEIVLQTAQYELMRDWYSSVLGLSWSITNPGGAPENRRRFAGSPKQTRASDVRSCFMFLDRSPVHGQVLALFELPELSDSPSRDPGLNHFQFRHANLAALLDRVELLLGAGLQAHRASNHGPVTSYYFSDPDQNVVELCCNNFDDAEKLKAFIDSDAFKNNPSGIDVDPKDFLARFRAGEPLDQLLKI from the coding sequence ATGAGCGTCCAATCGCTACCCGCCGACCTGCACAAGGCAACCTCCGCGCTGCCTTCGCCGCGCGTTTCGGAGATCGTTCTGCAAACTGCACAGTACGAGCTGATGCGCGACTGGTACTCATCTGTGCTGGGATTGAGCTGGAGCATCACAAATCCTGGCGGTGCCCCGGAAAACCGGCGCCGTTTCGCCGGCTCGCCCAAACAGACCCGAGCTAGCGACGTGCGATCCTGTTTCATGTTCTTGGACCGCTCGCCGGTTCATGGGCAGGTCCTGGCGCTATTCGAGCTGCCAGAGCTATCCGACTCGCCCAGCCGCGATCCCGGCTTGAATCACTTTCAATTTCGTCACGCAAATCTGGCGGCGCTGCTGGATCGCGTGGAATTGTTGCTCGGCGCTGGTCTGCAAGCCCACCGCGCTTCCAACCACGGTCCAGTGACAAGCTATTATTTCTCAGATCCAGACCAGAACGTCGTTGAGCTTTGCTGCAACAATTTTGACGACGCCGAGAAACTCAAGGCCTTCATCGACTCTGACGCTTTCAAGAACAATCCCTCTGGCATTGATGTCGACCCGAAGGATTTCTTGGCGCGCTTCCGCGCCGGCGAGCCATTAGACCAGCTGCTTAAGATCTGA
- a CDS encoding nuclear transport factor 2 family protein, whose protein sequence is MQRDRLERAADILEAQATVLSFMEHFDYGNAEAAAGLFTEDGVWHRGDGLVRGKGMLVDLINRRDRNLVVRHLISNIRSEWLNEDRILIHAYVTLLSQRSETTPQQFPLPFDGVAGFGRYEDELHRSDGRWLIARKKTVTELKKK, encoded by the coding sequence ATGCAGCGGGATAGGCTAGAACGAGCGGCGGATATCCTCGAGGCTCAAGCGACGGTCTTGAGCTTCATGGAGCATTTTGACTATGGCAATGCCGAGGCCGCTGCAGGGCTCTTCACAGAAGATGGTGTCTGGCACCGCGGCGATGGCCTTGTACGCGGCAAGGGCATGCTTGTTGATCTTATCAATCGCCGCGATCGCAACCTGGTCGTCCGACACCTGATCTCCAACATCAGATCGGAATGGCTGAACGAAGATCGCATTCTTATTCACGCGTACGTAACTCTGCTCAGCCAGCGCAGTGAGACCACTCCTCAACAGTTTCCTCTGCCATTTGATGGCGTAGCAGGATTTGGCCGTTACGAAGACGAGCTGCATCGGAGCGACGGGCGCTGGTTGATCGCAAGAAAGAAAACGGTGACCGAACTCAAGAAAAAATAA
- a CDS encoding quinone oxidoreductase family protein, producing MPAAMMKAVQVEKPGGPEVLKYIDLPIPTPAAGQVLIRTDTIGVGKYDALVRTGRYPWPVEYPEVPGISVTGYVERVGDGVEGFSPGQPVLAWKFSRRCYAEYVACDVHEITKLPEGIDIEGAVAIPDYQVAWGMLNDAADLRRVKVASINGATGGVGCAMIDLCRAAGIQLIAVCRAPNKAAFALERGASYAIDSSSEAVGARILDITKGTGVDLMFDQLVGPDFRDNIKLVAPLGQIVTFNALSGLPSSDLFADLRKNMDRSISVRAYSVHVYDPFPQERVRIASEVFKLVEARAINPSVTVRLPLREAVQAHRMLDGREVMGKLVLKP from the coding sequence ATGCCCGCAGCCATGATGAAAGCTGTTCAAGTCGAAAAGCCGGGAGGACCCGAGGTCCTCAAATACATCGATCTGCCAATTCCCACACCGGCGGCTGGGCAAGTCCTCATTCGGACCGACACCATCGGGGTCGGGAAATACGATGCGCTGGTCAGGACTGGACGCTACCCGTGGCCCGTGGAGTATCCGGAGGTGCCGGGGATCAGTGTAACCGGCTATGTTGAGCGGGTGGGAGATGGTGTTGAAGGCTTCTCCCCGGGCCAGCCCGTTCTCGCATGGAAGTTTTCTCGCCGATGTTACGCCGAATATGTCGCCTGCGATGTCCACGAGATCACGAAGCTGCCTGAAGGCATAGACATTGAGGGCGCGGTCGCAATTCCCGACTATCAGGTCGCATGGGGCATGTTGAATGACGCTGCAGATCTGCGCCGGGTAAAGGTCGCCTCCATCAACGGAGCTACTGGCGGCGTCGGCTGCGCCATGATCGATCTTTGCCGCGCTGCTGGGATACAGCTGATAGCTGTCTGCCGGGCCCCGAACAAGGCAGCGTTCGCCTTGGAGCGGGGTGCAAGCTATGCGATCGACAGCAGCTCTGAAGCGGTTGGTGCCCGGATCTTGGATATCACCAAAGGTACGGGCGTCGACTTGATGTTCGACCAATTGGTCGGTCCGGATTTCCGCGACAACATCAAGCTCGTTGCTCCCTTGGGACAGATCGTCACGTTCAATGCGCTGTCGGGACTTCCATCGTCCGACCTATTCGCGGACTTGCGCAAGAACATGGACCGCAGCATCTCAGTGCGTGCTTATAGCGTTCACGTCTACGATCCATTTCCTCAAGAGCGCGTACGGATTGCGTCAGAGGTCTTCAAACTCGTGGAAGCAAGAGCCATCAATCCGTCCGTGACGGTGCGATTGCCGCTTAGGGAGGCTGTGCAAGCGCATCGAATGCTTGATGGCCGGGAAGTTATGGGCAAGCTGGTGTTAAAGCCGTAG
- a CDS encoding indolepyruvate ferredoxin oxidoreductase family protein gives MSNSSISLDDRYSKRGGTVLLGGVQALVRLMLLQAERDRMNGLSSAGFVSGYRGSPLGTLDAAFASAKRLTSDQKIVVQPAVNEELAATAVAGTQQIHQSPGARVDGVFALWYGKGPGLDRAADAIRHGNSQGSSPNGGVVVAVGDDHLAKSSTVACYSDETVASLLLPLLYPADPGEIVSYGLHGFAMSRLTGSWVALKVLTEVADSTRTVPAAELGNLPVRPDVTVPDIGLHNRWPDLPLDQERRQHEFRLPAALAYVRANGLDRVAVRPKDARVGFVAAGKSWNDLREALDLLGLHDSRLIELGLALYKPAMIWPLEPQGLTAFAEGLQELVIVEEKAPLIERQVKSILYGRSQAPSVWGKCGPEQHPMFSATGDLTPEQIAVQIAAVIARISGDQVVAARGERLRRHTNQRGFADVPASRRPFFCSGCPHNRSTAVPDGSRALAGIGCHGLAARNRPDTFSYSQMGGEGIHWLGLAPFTDESHVFSNMGDGTYFHSGLLAIRQAVSAKLNITYKLLYNSAVAMTGGQAVDGDLSLERLLRQLRAEGVSTIILVTDDLASYREHAEVHSLAGEVVDRDELDAVQLKLRAQPGVSIIVYDQMCATERRRKRKRGQLKETSRRVFINQLVCEGCGDCSIKSNCLSVEPVDTPLGTKRRINQSSCNTDLSCIRGFCPSFVTVEGARVNRGPKPQLTIDQPLLPLVSAAPPQHSRILLAGVGGTGIVTTSAVLAMAGHLAGRGAAVLDQIGMAQKGGAVTSHVHLGGPIHALRIPAEHCDLLLACDQIVGNASDVMASLNRGRSRVLANADVSITGDFVTNRQAVVNSSLLTRRLSTQVEPEHFAVFPFTALAQSLFGDSIAANFMMIGCAYQKGWLGLNLEDLHQAIELNGAAKEANLAALEWGRRLASDPQFVFVAAGLAEKTEQRTPEAEIQDLTTFLRNYQSNDYSQRFLDVINHIREAETKVHTGHSLTLAAARSLFKLMAYKDEYEVARLYTSGEFERAVRSQFDSFAKLSIYLAPPFLSRRDKTTGEPRKIRFGAWILPVFRILAALKILRGTPFDVFGRSAERRTERALIAEFIDALNRLPRRLSAASLPQAVAIAELPLEVRGFGHVKQKAIELFRRRLGEALAGYENAAPHLDASARTTLKA, from the coding sequence CCCTTGGTACGCTCGATGCCGCGTTTGCCTCTGCGAAGCGGCTAACGAGCGACCAAAAGATTGTGGTGCAGCCGGCGGTCAATGAAGAACTCGCGGCCACCGCCGTGGCCGGTACGCAGCAGATCCATCAATCACCCGGCGCCCGGGTCGATGGTGTTTTTGCGTTGTGGTACGGCAAGGGCCCTGGACTGGATCGCGCGGCGGACGCGATTAGGCACGGCAACTCGCAAGGTTCTTCGCCGAACGGCGGGGTGGTCGTCGCCGTGGGTGACGATCATCTGGCAAAATCCTCAACGGTCGCCTGCTACAGCGACGAGACTGTCGCCAGTCTCCTCCTCCCGCTGCTCTACCCGGCTGATCCCGGCGAGATCGTCAGCTATGGACTCCACGGCTTTGCCATGTCGCGGCTGACGGGATCTTGGGTTGCGCTAAAAGTGCTGACGGAAGTGGCCGACAGTACACGCACCGTGCCGGCCGCAGAATTAGGTAATTTGCCCGTTCGGCCCGACGTCACTGTGCCGGACATTGGCCTGCATAACCGCTGGCCTGACTTGCCGCTCGATCAGGAACGGCGGCAGCATGAATTCCGTTTGCCGGCTGCGCTTGCTTATGTCCGGGCAAACGGTCTCGATCGCGTCGCGGTGAGGCCTAAGGACGCGCGGGTCGGTTTCGTCGCGGCCGGCAAATCTTGGAATGATTTGCGCGAAGCACTCGACCTGCTGGGCCTTCACGATTCACGGCTGATCGAGCTCGGGCTGGCTCTCTACAAGCCGGCGATGATCTGGCCGCTAGAGCCTCAGGGCCTCACAGCCTTTGCCGAAGGCCTGCAGGAGCTCGTCATCGTGGAGGAGAAGGCGCCGCTGATCGAGCGCCAAGTAAAGTCTATACTCTACGGCCGGTCACAGGCTCCCTCGGTTTGGGGCAAATGTGGACCGGAGCAACACCCGATGTTTTCTGCAACGGGCGATCTAACGCCCGAGCAGATTGCTGTCCAGATCGCGGCGGTCATCGCAAGGATATCCGGTGATCAGGTCGTAGCAGCACGAGGCGAACGCTTGCGCCGGCACACGAACCAACGCGGATTTGCAGATGTGCCCGCATCCCGGCGTCCATTCTTCTGTTCCGGGTGTCCGCATAACCGGTCGACAGCCGTGCCAGATGGCAGTCGAGCTCTCGCTGGGATTGGCTGCCACGGTTTAGCCGCGCGCAATCGCCCTGACACGTTCAGCTATTCCCAGATGGGCGGCGAGGGAATCCACTGGCTCGGCCTCGCTCCGTTCACCGACGAATCGCATGTGTTTTCGAATATGGGCGATGGCACGTATTTCCATTCAGGCCTGCTCGCAATCCGCCAGGCGGTCTCTGCTAAGCTGAACATCACCTACAAGCTGCTCTACAACAGTGCTGTCGCGATGACAGGCGGTCAAGCAGTCGATGGCGACCTTTCCCTCGAGCGGCTTCTGCGCCAGCTCCGGGCCGAGGGCGTCAGCACAATAATTTTGGTCACCGATGATCTGGCGTCCTATCGTGAGCATGCCGAGGTCCACTCCCTGGCGGGAGAGGTGGTGGATCGCGACGAACTTGATGCCGTACAGCTCAAATTGCGAGCCCAACCGGGTGTAAGCATCATCGTATATGACCAGATGTGTGCTACCGAGCGCCGGCGGAAACGCAAACGTGGCCAACTGAAGGAAACCAGCCGCCGCGTCTTCATCAATCAGCTGGTCTGCGAAGGCTGCGGCGATTGCTCGATCAAGTCAAACTGCCTATCCGTGGAGCCGGTCGACACTCCACTAGGTACGAAGCGAAGAATCAATCAATCGAGCTGCAACACCGATCTCAGTTGCATTCGAGGCTTCTGTCCCAGTTTCGTAACTGTCGAGGGTGCCCGTGTGAACCGCGGGCCAAAACCGCAGCTTACGATCGACCAACCATTGCTGCCCCTGGTGAGCGCTGCGCCGCCGCAACACAGCCGCATTCTTCTTGCCGGCGTAGGTGGGACCGGAATCGTGACGACGAGCGCGGTGCTGGCAATGGCCGGACACCTGGCAGGTCGAGGGGCCGCGGTGCTGGACCAGATCGGAATGGCTCAGAAGGGCGGGGCGGTTACAAGTCACGTTCATCTTGGCGGCCCCATTCATGCTTTGCGGATTCCAGCGGAGCACTGTGACCTTCTCCTGGCTTGCGACCAGATCGTCGGCAATGCATCGGACGTGATGGCATCTCTCAACCGAGGGCGGAGCCGCGTCCTCGCCAATGCTGACGTGTCCATCACTGGAGATTTCGTCACTAATCGTCAGGCCGTCGTGAATTCGAGTTTGCTGACGAGACGGCTGAGCACACAAGTTGAACCGGAACATTTCGCGGTGTTTCCCTTCACGGCTTTGGCACAATCTTTGTTCGGCGATTCGATCGCCGCCAATTTCATGATGATCGGGTGCGCTTATCAGAAAGGCTGGCTTGGCCTTAACCTTGAGGACCTCCACCAGGCGATCGAACTCAATGGCGCCGCCAAGGAGGCAAATCTCGCTGCGCTTGAGTGGGGGCGTCGGTTAGCTTCCGACCCTCAATTCGTCTTTGTTGCAGCAGGCCTGGCCGAAAAGACTGAGCAGCGCACCCCTGAGGCGGAGATCCAAGATCTTACGACATTTCTTCGCAACTATCAGAGCAATGACTACAGCCAGCGTTTCCTTGATGTCATCAACCACATCCGTGAGGCGGAGACTAAGGTTCATACTGGCCATTCGCTAACGCTGGCTGCTGCGCGATCCCTGTTCAAGCTGATGGCCTACAAGGATGAGTACGAGGTTGCCAGACTCTATACGAGCGGAGAGTTCGAGCGGGCAGTCCGATCTCAGTTTGATAGCTTCGCAAAGCTGTCAATCTATCTTGCACCGCCTTTTCTGTCTCGCCGCGACAAGACAACGGGAGAGCCGCGCAAGATCCGGTTCGGAGCTTGGATCTTGCCCGTCTTCAGAATCTTGGCGGCCTTGAAGATCTTGCGCGGAACACCCTTCGACGTCTTCGGAAGGAGCGCCGAGCGCCGCACCGAGCGTGCTCTGATCGCCGAATTCATCGATGCCTTGAACCGCTTACCCCGTCGATTGTCAGCGGCATCGCTTCCACAGGCTGTCGCCATTGCTGAGCTACCGCTCGAGGTGCGTGGCTTCGGCCACGTGAAGCAAAAGGCGATCGAATTGTTCCGGCGGCGCCTTGGGGAGGCGCTCGCAGGTTACGAAAATGCGGCGCCTCACTTGGACGCTAGCGCGCGCACTACGCTAAAGGCATGA
- a CDS encoding fumarylacetoacetate hydrolase family protein — MKVARFARNGSVSIGLVKGDGIISLSPFDKGLSDIDEVVAAEGWARAEKLMTREPDLKIGDVEFLPPLSARARVFCVGFNYKAHVDETGNEAPAYPTFFQRTHESFVGNRQLLLRPKVSERLDYEGELALIIGRTCHRVEEGRALDYVGGYTCLNEGSVRDYQKHSATGMTGKNFDSSGSIGPWIVAATDVPHPDRLALSTRLNGEVVQQASTSQLIYGLPRLISYLSSVLRLLPGDIIATGTPAGVGSRRVPPRWLRAGDRVEVEISGVGILENAVIDEPT; from the coding sequence ATGAAAGTAGCTCGATTTGCTCGGAATGGCTCGGTCAGCATCGGCCTTGTGAAGGGCGACGGCATCATCTCCCTGTCGCCGTTTGATAAAGGCCTATCTGATATCGATGAAGTAGTGGCTGCGGAAGGCTGGGCTCGCGCAGAAAAGCTTATGACACGCGAGCCTGACCTGAAGATTGGTGACGTTGAGTTTCTTCCTCCCCTGTCTGCTAGGGCCAGGGTGTTCTGCGTTGGCTTCAACTATAAAGCTCACGTAGACGAGACCGGAAACGAGGCGCCTGCTTACCCGACTTTTTTCCAGCGAACGCACGAGAGCTTCGTTGGGAATCGCCAGCTGCTGCTTCGGCCTAAAGTGTCTGAGCGCCTCGATTACGAGGGGGAGCTTGCTCTCATCATCGGCCGGACGTGCCACAGAGTGGAGGAGGGAAGGGCGCTCGACTACGTCGGCGGGTACACCTGTCTAAACGAGGGCAGTGTCCGAGATTACCAAAAACACTCTGCCACTGGCATGACGGGCAAGAATTTCGATTCGAGCGGATCCATAGGACCCTGGATCGTGGCGGCGACTGACGTCCCGCATCCGGACCGCCTCGCGCTTTCCACGCGCTTAAACGGCGAGGTGGTTCAACAGGCATCGACGAGCCAGCTGATCTATGGGTTACCGCGGCTTATAAGCTATCTGTCCAGTGTTCTCAGGCTCCTGCCAGGCGATATCATCGCGACCGGTACTCCAGCAGGAGTTGGGTCGCGTCGCGTTCCGCCGCGTTGGCTGCGCGCTGGCGACCGGGTCGAGGTGGAGATCTCAGGCGTCGGAATTTTGGAAAACGCGGTGATCGACGAACCGACGTGA
- a CDS encoding MFS transporter: MMTSVNTPALPAVGDLSPQVQLRGIEATKVVLGSGIGMLTNFGPIVIYTFGTFLLPIVNDTGWSRASVAAALAPAALCSGFSQPIVGWLVDRYGPRVFAGFSFALFALGLIALGQLPRDPLSFAIFMGLLGLLGAGQGITAFTYIVTRTFSTFRGFALGIINAASAAGIMLMPAIATFSIAEYGWRNSYAAIGAGVAILGAVAVIWLIPGKERFQKSAASAQSSKLVFGELLSAPIFWMLALAFLLMTLAIQGMIVHMTPLLIDRGFRPVDAAAVMATYGMTMLVARFLLGSMLDRWSPRLVAVVGCLGPVAAGLLLVSTRQTSMVYLAAALLALGAGAESDLIPYTVARQFGVAQLGQKIGLFIVVFAIGVAIGPLMFSAVQALRGNYDIALIASSALMLAASVIFALIPSASLSQNGEKSG, encoded by the coding sequence ATGATGACGAGCGTTAATACGCCTGCGCTGCCGGCCGTTGGCGACCTGTCGCCGCAGGTTCAGCTACGTGGAATAGAGGCAACAAAGGTCGTGCTCGGTTCCGGAATTGGCATGTTGACCAATTTCGGGCCGATCGTAATCTATACTTTCGGAACATTCCTGCTGCCAATTGTCAACGATACGGGCTGGTCGAGGGCCAGCGTGGCTGCCGCTCTTGCGCCAGCTGCTCTCTGCTCCGGCTTCTCGCAGCCAATCGTCGGGTGGCTGGTCGACCGATATGGGCCGCGCGTCTTTGCAGGCTTTTCTTTCGCTTTGTTTGCGCTCGGCCTGATTGCACTCGGTCAACTTCCACGTGATCCCTTAAGTTTTGCAATCTTTATGGGCCTGCTCGGACTCCTTGGCGCGGGGCAAGGGATCACGGCTTTCACCTACATAGTCACTCGGACTTTTTCGACCTTTCGTGGGTTTGCGCTCGGCATCATTAATGCAGCCTCGGCCGCCGGCATCATGTTAATGCCCGCGATCGCCACCTTTTCCATTGCAGAATACGGCTGGCGCAACAGCTACGCAGCGATCGGCGCTGGGGTCGCAATCCTTGGCGCAGTAGCCGTCATCTGGCTCATTCCCGGCAAGGAGCGCTTTCAGAAGTCCGCCGCTTCCGCGCAATCCTCCAAGCTTGTCTTCGGTGAGCTTTTGTCTGCTCCAATTTTTTGGATGCTTGCGTTGGCATTCCTACTGATGACGCTCGCCATTCAAGGTATGATTGTCCACATGACACCGTTGTTGATCGATCGCGGCTTTCGGCCCGTCGATGCGGCGGCTGTGATGGCGACATACGGCATGACGATGCTGGTAGCCCGCTTCTTGCTCGGGTCCATGCTTGATCGATGGTCTCCACGGTTGGTAGCGGTCGTTGGTTGCCTCGGTCCTGTGGCTGCCGGACTGCTGTTGGTCTCGACACGGCAGACTTCTATGGTTTATTTGGCCGCAGCTCTTCTTGCGCTTGGAGCGGGAGCAGAGTCGGATCTCATCCCATACACTGTCGCACGGCAATTCGGCGTTGCCCAGCTGGGGCAAAAGATCGGGCTGTTTATCGTCGTGTTCGCCATTGGCGTAGCCATTGGCCCGCTGATGTTTTCCGCGGTTCAAGCCTTGCGGGGAAACTACGACATCGCGCTCATCGCCAGTAGCGCCCTGATGCTGGCGGCGTCAGTCATCTTTGCTTTGATCCCATCCGCCTCGTTAAGCCAAAACGGCGAAAAGAGCGGCTGA